One Pseudomonas tolaasii NCPPB 2192 genomic window carries:
- a CDS encoding LysR family transcriptional regulator, translating to MDVRHLKAFLAVFEERNITGAAQRLFISQPTLSVTIKQLEDELGVALFVRQPRGVEVSAEARVLYPQARRMVAEAEALSRLFRGRENRIALELGVEGDIADSQIETFLRMAHQGLPGLLLTLQEGCEGQGRLAVEEMCCEDELFLPLWEESYVMALPQAHPMALAGKEQAWAPIEDWITCPQHDSHQRLMALYGRSPQAVAGHAGSLTQALHMVAAGVGVAMLPQSMAAERAGVVIREWHLPAPTRRVGLCFAAQALELPALRALHEYFQNNRPPQLSYMGAGLPAMASPRYI from the coding sequence ATGGATGTGCGTCACCTCAAAGCCTTTCTCGCAGTGTTCGAAGAACGCAATATCACCGGGGCGGCCCAGCGTTTGTTTATCAGCCAGCCGACCTTGTCGGTGACCATCAAGCAGTTGGAAGACGAGCTGGGCGTGGCGCTGTTTGTGCGTCAGCCGCGAGGTGTGGAGGTGAGCGCCGAAGCGCGGGTGCTGTACCCGCAAGCACGGCGCATGGTGGCCGAAGCGGAGGCGCTGAGCCGGCTGTTTCGCGGACGCGAAAACCGCATCGCCCTGGAGCTGGGCGTGGAAGGTGATATTGCCGACAGCCAGATCGAAACGTTCCTGCGCATGGCGCACCAGGGGCTGCCGGGTTTGCTGCTGACCTTGCAGGAGGGCTGTGAAGGGCAAGGCCGTCTGGCGGTGGAGGAAATGTGCTGCGAGGACGAATTATTCCTGCCGCTTTGGGAAGAGTCCTACGTGATGGCGCTGCCCCAGGCGCATCCCATGGCGCTGGCAGGCAAGGAGCAGGCGTGGGCGCCGATTGAAGACTGGATCACCTGCCCGCAACACGATTCCCATCAGCGTCTGATGGCGCTGTATGGCCGCTCGCCGCAAGCGGTGGCCGGGCATGCCGGGTCGTTGACCCAAGCCCTGCACATGGTGGCTGCCGGAGTGGGGGTGGCGATGTTGCCGCAGTCGATGGCGGCCGAGCGTGCCGGCGTAGTGATCCGCGAGTGGCATTTGCCCGCGCCGACGCGTCGGGTGGGCCTGTGTTTTGCCGCGCAGGCCCTGGAGTTACCCGCACTGCGCGCCTTGCACGAATACTTTCAAAACAATCGTCCGCCGCAGCTTTCATATATGGGAGCTGGCTTGCCTGCGATGGCATCACCTCGGTACATCTGA
- a CDS encoding SDR family oxidoreductase — translation MSKPLIIITGASSGIGEATARRLSAAGHPLLLLARRIDRLEKLALPNTLNRGVDITDRAALVAAVKEAEAQFGPADALINNAGVMLLGAVSEQDPAQWEQMLDVNVKGLLNGIHAVAGSMVARKGGTIINVSSVAGRKTFPNHVAYVGTKFAVHGISENLREELSPSNVRVITIAPGAVETELLSHTTDEAIKTGYQAWKQDMGGTVLSADDVASAIAYAYQQPQHVCIREIVLAATRQQP, via the coding sequence ATGAGCAAGCCACTGATCATCATCACCGGCGCCAGTTCCGGTATCGGCGAAGCCACCGCCCGCCGGTTGTCGGCGGCCGGTCACCCGCTGCTGCTGTTGGCGCGCCGTATCGACCGCCTTGAAAAACTGGCCCTGCCGAACACCCTCAACCGTGGCGTGGACATCACCGACCGCGCCGCCCTGGTCGCAGCCGTGAAAGAAGCCGAAGCCCAATTCGGCCCGGCCGATGCACTGATCAACAACGCCGGTGTGATGCTGCTGGGCGCGGTCAGCGAGCAAGACCCGGCACAGTGGGAGCAGATGCTCGACGTCAACGTGAAGGGCCTGCTCAACGGCATCCACGCGGTGGCCGGCAGCATGGTCGCGCGCAAGGGCGGCACCATCATCAACGTCAGCTCGGTGGCCGGGCGCAAGACCTTCCCCAACCACGTCGCTTATGTCGGCACCAAATTCGCGGTGCACGGGATTTCGGAAAACCTGCGCGAGGAATTGTCCCCCAGCAATGTGCGCGTAATCACCATTGCGCCGGGCGCGGTGGAGACTGAGTTGCTCAGCCACACCACGGATGAGGCGATCAAAACCGGGTATCAGGCCTGGAAGCAGGACATGGGCGGCACGGTGCTCAGCGCTGATGATGTGGCGTCGGCGATTGCCTATGCCTACCAACAGCCGCAGCATGTGTGCATTCGCGAGATTGTGTTGGCGGCGACGCGCCAGCAGCCGTAA
- a CDS encoding RNA polymerase sigma factor, translating to MKSRLEAIYRSESRRVLATLIRLLGDFDLAEEALHEAFFIAVQRWPQDGVPDNPRAWLVSTGRFKAIDRLRRQARFTPLLQEQADALEAADWSEDDVEDDRLRLIFTCCHPALAADAQAALTLREICDLTTEEIARAFLASPTTIAQRIVRAKGKIREAKIPYQVPSRAELPERLDSVLRVIYLVFNEGYSASLGADVTRGELTGEAIRLGRLLVELLPEPEVMGLLALMLLHESRRTARTSADGELVLLEKQDRSLWDAASIVEGCTLVEQALTTGRYGPYCLQAAIAAVHAEAASAEETDWQEIVGLYDVLLGQMPSPVIELNRAVAVAMGQGALAGLQLVEGLLLRGELQDYHLAHSARGEFCRQLGRVDEARDAYEKALSLTGQAPEQRFLERRLAELNPPRQ from the coding sequence TTGAAGTCCCGGCTCGAGGCGATTTACCGCAGCGAATCACGGCGCGTATTGGCGACGCTGATTCGCTTGCTCGGTGATTTCGATTTGGCCGAAGAGGCGCTGCACGAGGCATTTTTCATCGCAGTACAGCGCTGGCCGCAAGACGGCGTGCCCGATAACCCACGGGCGTGGCTGGTCTCCACCGGCCGCTTCAAAGCCATCGACCGTCTGCGCCGCCAGGCGCGGTTCACCCCGCTATTGCAGGAACAGGCCGACGCGCTGGAAGCGGCTGACTGGAGTGAAGACGACGTGGAAGACGACCGCCTGCGCCTGATCTTCACCTGCTGCCACCCGGCACTGGCCGCCGACGCCCAGGCGGCGCTGACCCTGCGCGAGATCTGCGACCTCACCACCGAGGAAATCGCCCGCGCGTTTCTGGCCAGCCCCACCACCATCGCCCAACGCATCGTGCGCGCCAAGGGCAAGATCCGCGAGGCGAAAATCCCCTATCAAGTGCCGTCCCGTGCCGAGTTGCCCGAACGCCTCGACAGCGTGCTGCGCGTGATTTACCTGGTGTTCAACGAGGGCTATTCGGCGTCCCTCGGCGCCGACGTAACCCGCGGAGAGTTGACCGGCGAAGCGATTCGCCTCGGCCGCCTGCTTGTGGAGTTGCTCCCCGAGCCTGAAGTCATGGGGCTGCTGGCGCTGATGCTGCTGCACGAATCCCGCCGCACCGCGCGCACCTCGGCTGACGGAGAGCTGGTGTTGCTGGAGAAACAGGACCGCAGCCTGTGGGACGCCGCCTCGATTGTTGAAGGCTGCACGCTGGTGGAACAGGCGCTGACCACCGGGCGGTACGGCCCGTATTGCCTGCAAGCGGCCATTGCCGCGGTGCATGCCGAGGCGGCCAGTGCCGAGGAAACGGACTGGCAGGAAATCGTCGGGCTTTATGATGTGCTGCTGGGGCAAATGCCCTCGCCGGTGATCGAACTGAACCGCGCCGTGGCGGTGGCGATGGGGCAGGGCGCGCTGGCGGGGTTGCAGTTGGTGGAGGGGCTTTTGCTGCGGGGTGAGTTGCAGGATTACCACCTGGCACATTCGGCGCGCGGGGAATTTTGCCGGCAGTTGGGGCGGGTTGACGAGGCGCGGGACGCCTATGAAAAAGCCCTGTCACTGACCGGGCAAGCGCCAGAGCAACGCTTTTTAGAGCGGCGCCTGGCCGAGCTCAACCCCCCCAGACAATGA
- a CDS encoding SRPBCC family protein: MTPQTAEFELSISRVIDAPRARVFRAWTTPELLQEWWGPHGMTTPECEMNLWVGGLFRTLMRAPDGAEYPTSGVFLEIDAPNRLVFTDAFAPGWIPSGKPFMTAEVTFEEVDGKTLYTARARHWSAEDKAAHEAMGFHDGWGQSLDRLVTLVTERMRD, from the coding sequence ATGACCCCGCAAACTGCCGAATTTGAACTGTCCATCAGCCGCGTGATCGACGCCCCGCGCGCCCGCGTTTTCCGTGCCTGGACCACCCCCGAGCTGTTGCAAGAATGGTGGGGCCCCCACGGCATGACCACCCCCGAGTGCGAAATGAACCTGTGGGTTGGCGGCCTGTTTCGCACCCTGATGCGCGCGCCGGATGGCGCGGAATACCCGACGTCTGGGGTGTTTCTGGAAATCGACGCGCCGAACCGTCTGGTATTTACCGACGCCTTCGCGCCCGGCTGGATTCCGTCCGGCAAGCCGTTTATGACCGCCGAAGTGACCTTTGAGGAAGTCGACGGCAAAACCCTCTACACCGCCCGCGCCCGGCACTGGAGCGCCGAAGACAAAGCCGCCCACGAGGCCATGGGTTTCCATGATGGCTGGGGCCAGAGCCTGGACCGCCTGGTGACGCTGGTGACCGAGCGTATGCGCGATTGA
- a CDS encoding YciI family protein — translation MKYLCLIYSNEQVLHTSPDSPADPECFAYAEAIAASGRMLAAEPLESVSTATTVRMRNGKLSITDGPFAETKEQLAGFYLIEAKDLNEAIQVAGGIPAARVGSVEVRPVRELNL, via the coding sequence ATGAAATACCTCTGCCTGATCTACAGCAACGAACAGGTGCTGCACACCTCGCCCGACAGCCCGGCAGATCCGGAATGTTTTGCCTACGCCGAGGCCATTGCGGCCAGCGGGCGCATGCTCGCAGCCGAGCCGCTGGAGTCGGTGAGCACCGCCACCACCGTGCGCATGCGCAATGGCAAGTTGTCGATCACCGACGGGCCGTTCGCCGAAACCAAGGAGCAGCTCGCCGGGTTTTACCTGATCGAGGCCAAGGACTTGAACGAAGCGATCCAGGTGGCCGGTGGCATTCCGGCCGCCCGGGTCGGCAGTGTGGAAGTGCGCCCCGTGCGCGAATTGAATCTCTGA
- a CDS encoding YybH family protein, translated as MSTAINTLIEQWKQAVLARDIDKIVSYYADDIVSFDAVTALQFKGKAAYRAHWDACMKHCPGPGIFEFHELHIVEAPDSAFAHWLAHCGGAGPDGVVNACWMRVTAGYQRIDGQWKVVHEHWSAPFDMESGTALFGLEP; from the coding sequence ATGAGCACTGCCATCAACACCCTGATCGAGCAATGGAAACAAGCCGTACTGGCCCGCGACATCGACAAGATTGTCAGCTATTACGCCGACGATATCGTCTCGTTCGACGCGGTGACCGCGCTGCAATTCAAGGGCAAGGCGGCCTACCGCGCGCATTGGGACGCCTGCATGAAGCATTGCCCCGGCCCCGGTATTTTCGAGTTTCACGAGCTGCACATCGTTGAAGCGCCAGACAGCGCCTTCGCCCACTGGCTGGCCCATTGCGGCGGCGCCGGGCCGGATGGCGTGGTGAATGCCTGCTGGATGCGCGTGACCGCCGGTTATCAACGCATCGATGGCCAGTGGAAAGTGGTGCATGAGCACTGGTCGGCGCCGTTCGACATGGAAAGCGGCACCGCGCTGTTCGGGCTGGAACCCTGA
- a CDS encoding GNAT family N-acetyltransferase, with protein METRLVPYETLSLVQKQQLDTLQVHAEQLAYSGDIHCALNSLLVNPNPAAVKGFALLADETPVAFLLLKRPPCLPHWADAHSATLHALQVDRAQQGRGFGKACLQALPEAARQAWPEIKALELSVDAENVAAMGLYLGAGWVDSGEAYKGRIGYERRLALVVSSAGK; from the coding sequence ATGGAAACCCGCCTCGTCCCCTATGAGACGCTGAGCCTTGTGCAAAAACAGCAACTCGACACCCTGCAAGTGCACGCCGAGCAACTGGCGTATTCCGGCGATATCCACTGCGCGCTGAACAGCCTGCTGGTCAACCCCAACCCCGCCGCCGTCAAGGGCTTCGCCCTGCTCGCCGATGAAACCCCCGTGGCCTTCCTGCTGCTCAAACGCCCGCCGTGCCTGCCCCACTGGGCGGATGCACACAGCGCCACGCTGCACGCGCTGCAAGTGGATCGCGCGCAGCAGGGCCGAGGGTTTGGCAAGGCGTGTTTGCAGGCGCTGCCGGAGGCGGCGCGCCAAGCCTGGCCAGAGATCAAGGCGCTGGAATTGTCGGTGGACGCGGAGAATGTGGCGGCGATGGGGTTGTATCTTGGGGCGGGATGGGTGGATAGCGGGGAGGCGTATAAGGGGCGTATCGGTTACGAACGCCGGCTGGCGCTGGTGGTGAGTTCAGCCGGGAAATGA
- a CDS encoding GyrI-like domain-containing protein, translating into MDQQTKQPLEPRMEAGKALVIAGVQGRYSKATIGDIPKLWELFDTCIKDIKNRVGGVTYGVCHNPHHGEFDYLAGVEVPGKGDVPRNFEFIEIPPLNYAVFHHYGPVQALEQTYERIMFEWLPHSGYKVMGADFERYSADFDGRKGTGTVEIWLPVGERG; encoded by the coding sequence ATGGATCAGCAGACAAAACAACCGTTAGAGCCACGCATGGAAGCAGGCAAGGCACTGGTGATCGCCGGTGTACAAGGGCGTTACTCGAAGGCCACCATCGGCGATATTCCCAAGCTGTGGGAGCTGTTCGACACCTGCATCAAAGACATCAAAAACCGCGTCGGCGGTGTGACTTACGGCGTGTGCCATAACCCCCATCACGGCGAATTCGATTACCTGGCCGGGGTTGAAGTACCGGGCAAGGGCGACGTACCGCGCAACTTCGAATTCATCGAAATCCCGCCGCTCAACTATGCCGTGTTTCACCATTACGGGCCGGTGCAGGCGCTGGAGCAAACCTACGAGCGCATCATGTTCGAGTGGCTGCCGCACTCGGGCTACAAGGTGATGGGCGCGGATTTCGAGCGCTACAGCGCCGACTTTGACGGGCGCAAGGGCACCGGGACCGTGGAAATCTGGTTGCCGGTGGGAGAGCGCGGCTGA
- the alaC gene encoding alanine transaminase: MADQGSPRRFARIDRLPPYVFNITAELKMAARRRGEDIIDLSMGNPDGPTPPHIVEKLVTVAQREDTHGYSTSKGIPRLRRAISRWYKDRYEVDIDPESEAIVTIGSKEGLAHLMLATLDQGDTVLVPNPSYPIHIYGAVIAGAQVRSVPLVPGVDFFAELERAIRGSIPKPKMMILGFPSNPTAQCVELDFFERVIALAKQYDVLVVHDLAYADIVYDGWKAPSIMQVPGAKDIAVEFFTLSKSYNMAGWRIGFMVGNPELVNALARIKSYHDYGTFTPLQVAAIAALEGDQQCVKDIAEQYRQRRNVLVKGLHELGWMVENPKASMYVWAKIPEAYAALGSLEFAKKLLLEAKVCVSPGIGFGEYGDDHVRFALIENQDRIRQAVRGIRTMFRADGLGPKA; the protein is encoded by the coding sequence ATGGCAGACCAAGGTTCGCCGCGCCGCTTTGCGCGCATAGATCGACTCCCCCCTTACGTTTTCAATATCACTGCCGAGCTGAAGATGGCTGCGCGTCGGCGCGGCGAAGACATCATCGACTTGAGCATGGGTAACCCTGACGGCCCCACGCCACCGCACATCGTGGAAAAACTGGTGACCGTCGCCCAGCGCGAAGACACCCACGGCTACTCCACCTCCAAAGGCATTCCGCGCCTGCGCCGGGCGATTTCGCGCTGGTACAAGGACCGTTACGAAGTGGACATCGACCCCGAGTCGGAAGCCATCGTCACCATCGGTTCCAAGGAAGGCCTGGCGCACTTGATGCTGGCCACCCTCGACCAGGGTGACACCGTATTGGTGCCCAACCCCAGCTACCCGATTCACATCTACGGTGCCGTGATTGCCGGCGCCCAGGTGCGTTCGGTGCCGCTGGTGCCCGGCGTGGACTTCTTCGCCGAGCTGGAGCGGGCGATTCGCGGCTCGATCCCCAAGCCGAAAATGATGATTCTGGGTTTTCCGTCCAACCCCACCGCGCAGTGCGTGGAGCTGGATTTCTTCGAGCGCGTGATTGCCCTGGCCAAACAGTACGACGTGCTGGTGGTGCATGACCTGGCGTACGCCGACATCGTCTACGACGGCTGGAAAGCCCCGTCGATCATGCAGGTGCCGGGCGCCAAGGACATTGCGGTGGAGTTTTTCACCCTGTCCAAGAGCTACAACATGGCCGGCTGGCGCATTGGCTTTATGGTGGGCAACCCGGAACTGGTCAACGCCCTGGCGCGCATCAAGAGTTACCACGATTACGGCACTTTCACCCCGCTGCAAGTGGCCGCGATTGCGGCACTGGAAGGCGACCAGCAGTGCGTGAAAGACATCGCCGAACAATACCGCCAGCGCCGCAACGTGCTGGTCAAGGGTCTGCATGAGCTGGGCTGGATGGTCGAGAACCCGAAGGCGTCGATGTACGTCTGGGCGAAGATCCCCGAGGCATACGCCGCCCTGGGTTCGCTGGAATTTGCCAAGAAGCTGCTGTTGGAAGCCAAGGTGTGTGTGTCGCCGGGGATCGGCTTTGGCGAGTATGGCGATGACCACGTGCGCTTTGCGCTGATCGAGAACCAGGACCGGATTCGTCAGGCGGTGCGCGGGATTCGGACAATGTTCCGCGCGGATGGTCTCGGCCCCAAGGCCTGA